From a single Candidatus Izimaplasma bacterium HR1 genomic region:
- the nifJ gene encoding Pyruvate-flavodoxin oxidoreductase, producing MAKKVFQSMDGNQAAAHNAYAFTEVAGIYPITPSSPMAEYIDLWASQGKKNLFDMPVKVIEMQSEAGAAGTVHGSLQAGALTTTFTASQGLLLKLPNMYKIAGELLPGVIHVAARSIAVQALSIFGDHQDVMAARPTGFAILSSGSVQESMDLASVAHLAAIESSIPFLHFFDGFRTSHEVNKVEVMDYAELDRLIDRDAVKRFRKRALNSQNPVTRGSAQNDDVYMQAREIQDKYYANVPDIVAKYLAEISKITGRDYAPFVYYGAEDATDVIIAMGSVTEAIEETIDYLAAKGQKVGLLTVHLYRPWSTEYFLDKLPKTVKRISVLDRTKESGSVGEPLYLDVKSVFYGKENAPVIVGGRYGLSSKDTTPGQIVAVYKNLAGEQRDGFTIGIVDDVNGNSLPHEEIDVVQEGTTELLFFGFGSDGTVGASKNTIKIIGENTDLYGQAYSSYDSKKSGGVTRMHLRFGKDPIRSTYLVNQPHFVSCSKDSYLEKYDMVSGLRQGGTFLLNTVNPPEEVEALLPNKVKKQLADANATLYIINAVKLAEEAGLGVMINTIMQSAFFALNEQILPYDKAVKLMKKYAKKAYGRKGDAVVEKNYKAIDAGKAGLIEVQVKPEWTNLVAKEEEVDMTRPEFVRNIADKVNAIKGYDLPVSAFTGYEDGTMDNGGTAYEKRGVANYVPEWIEDNCIQCNQCAFACPHGVIRPFLLTEEEMANAPEGMKTKKAVGKALVGLQYKIQISTLDCTGCSVCVEVCPAKTKALAMSPIHEEMEKGEIQNTEYLFNKVSYKDTLMDKKANAKNSQFAKPLFEFSGACAGCGETPYVKLVTQLFGERMQIANATGCSSIYGGSFPATPYTVLDNGRGPAWANSLFEDNAEFGYGMRHANETLRDRLQNVFVNNKDNVSKEEAELFTTWIENRADGDITLDVFNKLMPLVEGSTDAYAEEIKELSHYIVKQSNWIIGGDGWAYDIGYGGLDHVIANKEDINILVVDTEVYSNTGGQSSKSAPTGSIAKFTASGKDGKKKDLAAIAMSYGHVYVAQVSHGASQQQVLKAFKEAEEYNGPSLILAYSPCIAHKLKGGLTNSQNQSKLATVCGYWPTFRFDPRLETTGKNPFQIDCKDPSWDRYKEFLMNEARYAQLYDINPDKADDLLDGNLAEAKRRWSMYKRYAAMDYSVE from the coding sequence ATGGCAAAAAAAGTATTCCAATCGATGGACGGGAACCAAGCTGCTGCTCATAATGCATATGCATTTACTGAAGTTGCAGGAATCTATCCTATCACACCATCTTCACCGATGGCTGAGTACATTGATTTATGGGCATCACAAGGTAAGAAAAACTTATTTGATATGCCGGTTAAAGTAATTGAAATGCAATCAGAAGCAGGAGCTGCTGGAACTGTACACGGTAGTTTACAGGCTGGAGCATTAACAACGACTTTCACTGCATCACAAGGATTATTATTAAAATTACCAAACATGTATAAAATTGCTGGTGAATTATTACCAGGTGTTATCCATGTTGCTGCAAGAAGTATCGCAGTACAAGCTTTATCAATCTTTGGAGATCACCAAGATGTAATGGCTGCAAGACCTACAGGTTTCGCTATTTTATCAAGTGGATCTGTACAAGAATCTATGGACTTGGCTTCTGTTGCTCATTTAGCAGCAATTGAATCAAGTATTCCATTCTTACATTTCTTTGATGGATTTAGAACTTCTCATGAAGTTAATAAAGTTGAAGTAATGGATTATGCAGAATTAGATAGATTAATTGATAGAGATGCTGTTAAACGTTTCAGAAAAAGAGCATTAAATTCACAGAACCCTGTTACACGTGGTTCAGCTCAAAATGATGACGTATATATGCAAGCTCGTGAAATTCAAGATAAATACTATGCAAATGTACCTGACATCGTTGCTAAATACTTAGCTGAAATCAGTAAAATTACTGGTAGAGATTATGCTCCATTCGTTTATTATGGTGCAGAAGATGCAACTGATGTTATTATCGCAATGGGATCAGTTACTGAAGCAATCGAAGAAACAATAGATTACTTAGCAGCTAAAGGACAAAAAGTAGGGTTATTAACTGTACATTTATATCGTCCTTGGAGCACTGAATACTTCTTAGATAAATTACCTAAAACTGTTAAAAGAATTTCAGTATTAGACAGAACTAAAGAAAGTGGTTCAGTTGGTGAACCATTATACTTAGATGTTAAATCTGTATTCTATGGTAAAGAAAATGCTCCAGTTATAGTTGGTGGACGTTACGGATTAAGTTCTAAAGATACAACTCCAGGACAAATCGTAGCAGTTTACAAAAACTTAGCTGGTGAACAAAGAGATGGATTTACAATTGGTATCGTTGATGACGTAAACGGAAACTCATTACCACATGAAGAGATTGACGTTGTTCAAGAAGGTACTACAGAATTATTATTCTTCGGATTTGGTAGTGATGGTACTGTTGGTGCTTCTAAAAACACTATTAAAATCATCGGGGAAAACACTGATTTATACGGACAAGCTTACTCAAGTTATGATTCTAAAAAATCAGGTGGTGTAACTCGTATGCATTTACGTTTTGGTAAAGATCCAATCCGTAGTACTTACTTAGTTAACCAACCTCATTTCGTATCTTGTTCTAAAGATTCATACTTAGAAAAATACGATATGGTATCTGGACTTCGTCAAGGTGGAACATTCTTATTAAACACAGTTAACCCTCCTGAAGAAGTAGAAGCTTTATTACCTAACAAAGTTAAAAAGCAATTAGCTGATGCTAATGCTACACTATACATAATCAATGCCGTTAAATTAGCTGAAGAGGCTGGTTTAGGTGTTATGATTAATACAATAATGCAAAGTGCATTCTTTGCGTTAAACGAACAAATCTTACCTTATGACAAAGCTGTTAAGTTAATGAAAAAATATGCTAAAAAAGCTTATGGTCGTAAAGGTGACGCAGTTGTTGAGAAAAACTACAAAGCTATCGATGCTGGTAAAGCCGGATTAATCGAAGTTCAAGTTAAACCTGAATGGACTAACTTAGTAGCTAAAGAAGAAGAAGTAGATATGACTCGTCCTGAATTCGTAAGAAATATCGCTGATAAAGTAAATGCAATTAAAGGTTATGATTTACCAGTAAGTGCATTCACAGGATATGAAGACGGAACAATGGATAACGGTGGAACTGCATATGAAAAACGTGGAGTAGCTAACTATGTACCTGAATGGATTGAAGATAACTGTATCCAATGTAATCAATGTGCATTCGCTTGTCCTCATGGTGTTATTAGACCATTCTTATTAACAGAAGAAGAAATGGCAAATGCTCCTGAAGGTATGAAAACTAAAAAAGCTGTTGGTAAAGCTTTAGTTGGATTACAATACAAAATCCAAATCAGTACATTAGATTGTACAGGTTGTAGTGTATGTGTTGAAGTATGTCCTGCTAAAACTAAAGCATTAGCGATGAGCCCAATCCATGAAGAAATGGAAAAAGGTGAAATCCAAAATACTGAATACTTATTCAACAAAGTTTCTTACAAAGATACTTTAATGGATAAAAAAGCTAACGCTAAAAATTCACAATTTGCTAAACCATTATTCGAATTCAGTGGAGCTTGTGCTGGATGTGGGGAAACTCCTTACGTTAAACTAGTTACACAATTATTCGGTGAAAGAATGCAAATTGCTAACGCAACTGGTTGTTCTTCAATTTATGGTGGGTCTTTCCCAGCAACTCCATACACTGTTCTTGATAACGGACGTGGACCTGCATGGGCAAACAGCTTATTTGAAGATAATGCAGAATTCGGTTACGGTATGAGACATGCTAACGAAACATTACGTGATAGATTACAAAATGTTTTCGTTAACAATAAAGATAACGTTTCTAAAGAAGAAGCAGAATTATTTACTACATGGATTGAAAACAGAGCTGATGGAGATATTACTTTAGATGTATTTAATAAATTAATGCCTCTTGTTGAAGGTTCTACAGATGCTTACGCTGAAGAAATTAAAGAATTATCACACTATATCGTTAAACAATCTAACTGGATCATCGGTGGAGACGGTTGGGCTTACGATATTGGATATGGTGGATTAGACCACGTAATCGCTAATAAAGAAGACATCAACATCTTAGTAGTAGATACAGAAGTGTATTCTAATACTGGTGGACAATCTTCTAAATCAGCACCTACAGGTTCAATTGCTAAATTTACTGCATCAGGTAAAGACGGTAAGAAAAAAGATTTAGCTGCAATCGCAATGAGTTATGGACATGTATATGTTGCTCAAGTATCACACGGTGCTTCTCAACAACAAGTTCTTAAAGCATTCAAAGAAGCAGAAGAATATAATGGTCCATCATTAATTTTAGCGTACTCACCATGTATCGCACACAAATTAAAAGGTGGTTTAACTAATTCACAAAACCAATCTAAACTTGCAACTGTATGTGGTTACTGGCCAACATTCAGATTCGATCCTCGTTTAGAAACTACAGGTAAAAATCCATTCCAAATCGATTGTAAAGATCCAAGTTGGGATCGTTACAAAGAGTTCTTAATGAATGAAGCAAGATATGCACAACTATATGACATTAACCCAGATAAAGCGGATGATTTATTAGACGGAAACTTAGCAGAAGCTAAACGTCGTTGGAGTATGTATAAACGTTATGCAGCAATGGATTACTCAGTAGAATAA
- a CDS encoding putative Mg(2+) transport ATPase, with protein MDKTIDILYILQSLGLTLLFVGLIGYERQKKHKIAGMTTHLLVAFGAAALAIVQEYMVIDSLAFLGENPEYMQAVVVQRQRIVAQIIAGVGFLGTGAIIKTNGYITGLTTASTLWISSIIGIIFGLGYTTLGIIVSMLTLVTLIIVKRVFKQQFDSQQ; from the coding sequence TTGGATAAAACAATCGATATATTATACATTTTACAAAGTTTAGGATTAACTTTATTATTTGTTGGGTTAATTGGATATGAAAGACAGAAAAAACATAAAATAGCAGGTATGACCACTCACTTACTTGTTGCTTTTGGTGCGGCAGCATTGGCTATTGTTCAAGAGTACATGGTAATTGATAGTTTAGCCTTCTTAGGTGAAAACCCTGAATACATGCAAGCAGTAGTAGTGCAAAGACAAAGAATAGTTGCACAAATCATTGCAGGAGTGGGGTTCTTAGGAACTGGTGCTATTATAAAAACAAACGGATATATTACTGGTTTAACAACTGCATCGACGTTGTGGATCAGTTCGATTATTGGAATAATATTTGGTCTTGGATACACAACTTTAGGAATCATTGTTTCTATGTTAACACTAGTGACCCTTATTATAGTTAAACGTGTTTTCAAGCAGCAATTCGACTCACAACAATAG
- a CDS encoding GDSL-like Lipase/Acylhydrolase, with translation MNMTNIKKHYNLKLSEIAHRDYDKEQIVLLGDCVIENLDIEKYFKGYAIYNNGISGDTTVSLIETLYKRAIKYKPSKLFISIGSNDFGFDNRTVKDVYNNIIEIIKEIKKRSKKTEIYLLTVVPVNPANDDYINREFVDSRDNSEISMLNYYLKNYAVRNRIKFVDINKHLKNNFDQLNLDYSIDGFHLNEMGYQVITDLVKQYV, from the coding sequence ATGAATATGACTAACATAAAAAAGCATTATAATCTAAAATTATCAGAAATTGCTCATCGCGATTATGATAAAGAACAAATTGTCTTACTTGGAGATTGTGTAATCGAAAACTTAGATATTGAAAAATATTTTAAGGGATATGCAATTTACAATAATGGAATTAGTGGTGATACTACTGTTTCATTAATAGAGACTCTTTATAAGAGAGCAATTAAATATAAACCAAGTAAACTGTTTATCTCAATTGGTTCAAACGATTTTGGTTTTGATAATAGAACTGTAAAAGATGTTTATAATAATATTATCGAAATAATTAAGGAAATTAAAAAGCGTAGTAAGAAAACAGAAATATACTTACTCACTGTTGTTCCAGTAAACCCGGCAAACGATGATTACATCAACCGTGAGTTTGTGGATTCAAGAGATAATTCAGAAATCTCAATGTTAAACTACTACCTTAAAAATTATGCAGTTAGAAATAGAATAAAGTTTGTAGATATTAATAAACATTTAAAGAATAATTTCGACCAATTAAACCTTGATTATTCAATCGATGGGTTCCATCTAAATGAGATGGGATACCAAGTAATCACAGACCTAGTTAAACAGTACGTATAA